TTTATTTTCTCATCTTCCAAGCATATCACCTACTCTTCTTGTTCTGCCAAGAATTTCACAATCAGTCTCTCAGCAACAGTATAGGGATCTTGATGGCGTTTGGCAATCTTAGTGATAGCTTCCTCGTATTCTGTACTCCCACGGAGTTTTCCGAGCAGTTCTTGCGTCAGCTTATACTCCATAATATCTTCAAGTTCCTCACGACTCCGTTCAAGCCCCCTCTTATCAAGAAGACCACTAGTCATGAGATAACGCATATGCTCCTCGATTTTCTCAACAAGCGTCTCAATACCTTCACCGGTTCGTGAATTCGTCTGCAGAACTGGTGGCCTCCATCCTTCATCCTCAGGAGCAATATCGAGCATGGCCTTGAGTTCGAGGACTTTCTTATCTGCCCCTTGAAGGTCGGACTTGTTGACGACAAAGATGTCAGCGATTTCCATAATTCCGGCTTTTATTGCTTGAATGTCATCCCCGCTTCCAGGGACATCCGTTACAACCACCGTATGAGCAATCTCGATGACT
This DNA window, taken from Candidatus Thorarchaeota archaeon, encodes the following:
- the meaB gene encoding methylmalonyl Co-A mutase-associated GTPase MeaB, whose protein sequence is MVEGVLNGKKRALARLITLIENEEPIALDALSQLYRHTGEAHVVGITGPPGSGKSTLVNKLITTYRERDKTIGTICVDPSSPFSGGALLGDRIRMQKHTLDEKVFVRSMGTRGHLGGLSRATSDAVRALDAFGKDIIIVETVGAGQSEVEVIEIAHTVVVTDVPGSGDDIQAIKAGIMEIADIFVVNKSDLQGADKKVLELKAMLDIAPEDEGWRPPVLQTNSRTGEGIETLVEKIEEHMRYLMTSGLLDKRGLERSREELEDIMEYKLTQELLGKLRGSTEYEEAITKIAKRHQDPYTVAERLIVKFLAEQEE